ATCACGCAAGAGCCCTTATATAAACCATATCCACGTATCCAAATAGGTGCGCCTCCCCGTTTTCTTCATATTCAGTCACCCAGGCGAAATTCGCTAATCACCAGGCATCACCAGCAACGGTTCCGTTGCGCGCGTCCACAGGAGAACCGATGAACCTTCAGGAGCTTAAAGGCAAGAAAATCAACGAGCTTGCGGCAATCGCCAAGGGCCTAAACATCGAGGGGGCTTCGAGCCTGCGCAAGCAGGACCTGATTTTTGCCATCCTCAACGCCCAGACCGAGAAGAACGGCATGATCTTCGGCGAGGGGGTCCTGGAGTGTCTTCCCGACGGGTTCGGTTTTCTCCGGGCGCCAGACTACAACTATCTGCCGGGGCCGGACGACATATATGTCTCCCCCTCCCAGATCCGGCGCTTCAACCTCCATACGGGCGACACCGTTTCCGGCCAGATCCGTCCGCCAAAAGAAGGGGAGCGCTATTTCGCCCTCCTCAAAGTGGAGACGGTCAACTTCGAGCCCCCCGAGGTGGCCCGTGACAAGATCCTCTTCGACAACCTCACTCCCCTCTATCCCGACGAGAAGCTGAAGCTGGAGACCGCGCCGGACAATATGTCGATGCGGGTTCTGGAGCTTGTTTCTCCCATCGGTAAGGGGCAGCGGGGTCTCATCGTGGCGCCGCCGCGCACCGGCAAGACGATGCTCATCCAGAACATCGCCAACTCCATCGCCGAAAACCATCCCGAGGTGTACCTGATCGTCCTCCTCATCGACGAGCGTCCCGAGGAGGTTACCGACATGCAGCGCTCGGTTCGCGGCGAGGTGGTTTCCTCCACCTTCGACGAGCCCGCAACCCGCCACGTGCAGGTGGCCGAGATGGTCATCGAGAAGGCGAAGCGCCTCGTGGAGCACAAGCGTGACGTGGTTATCCTGCTGGACTCCATCACCCGCCTTGCCCGGGCGTACAACACCGTGCTTCCGCCGTCCGGCAAGATACTCACCGGTGGTGTGGACGCCAACGCCCTCCAGAAGCCGAAGCGGTTTTTCGGGGCCGCCCGCAACATCGAGGAGGGGGGCTCCCTCACCATTATCGCCTCGGCCCTGGTGGATACCGGGAGCAAGATGGACGAGGTCATCTTCGAGGAGTTCAAGGGGACCGGCAACATGGAAGTCCACCTGGACCGCAAGCTGGTGGAGAAGCGGACTTTCCCGGCCATCGACATCAATAAGTCGGGGACCCGCAAGGAAGAGCTCCTGGTGGAAAAGGGCTCCCTTAACCGCACCTGGATTCTGCGCAAGGTCCTTCACCCCATGAATGTGGTGGACAGCATGGAGTTCCTTCTGGAAAAACTTTCCGAGACCAAGAGCAACCAGGAGTTCCTGGATTCCATGAGCAAGTAGGGTGCCGCTTGCCCTGCCTTTCCTGCCCATTGCAGGGTAGGTAGAAAAAAGTCTTGAAAAAAAAAGTACCGTTTGTTAACGTTTTAACTTTCCGACAGATAACAGGATGCGGGGCGACTAACCCCCAAGGAGGACGATATGAAAGAAGGGATTCATCCCAAGTACAACGAAGTAACGGTGAAGTGTGCCTGCGGCAACAGCTTCCAGACCCGTTCAACAAGAAACGACATCTCCACCGAAATCTGCTCCGCCTGCCATCCGTTCTTCACCGGCAAGCAGAAGCTTGTGGACACTGCCGGCCGCGTCGAGCGCTTCCGCAAGAAGTACGGCATGCAGTAACAGGCCCCCGGCCTTGTGGATTTGAGTGGAAGGGGATTTTGTCCATGGCGAAATCCCCTTATCTGTTTCTTAAGACATTGTATCATTCGCCTCGTGAAGGGACTTCATGAAGGTTACCCTGTTACAGCACACCCCTGATCCCGAATTGGCCGTGGCCCTTGCCGCACGGCTCTGCTACTCACCCATCGGTATCGATGAACTGAAGGAGCGGCTGTCGCGCTCCGATGTTTCAGCGTTTCTCGACAAGATCATGTCGCTGGGGCATCAGTCGGTGCTGGAGCATGCCTCCTTCACCTTCGGCATCGAGGGGATTTCCCGGGCCACAAGCCACCAGCTCGTCCGTCACCGGATTGCATCATACTCCCAGCAGTCCCAGCGCTACGTGACCCATACGACACGGTTCTCCGCCGTCACTCCGCCTACCATTGCGGAGCGGCCTGAACTCGCTGCCCGCTTTGAGGAACAGCTCGCGGCGCTCCATGAGACCTATGCCGCCCTTGTGGAGGCCGGGATCCCGGCGGAGGACGCCCGCTATATCCTCCCCAATGCCGCGGAGACAAAGGTCATCATGACCATGAATGCCCGCGAACTCCTCCACTTTTTCGGCCTGCGCTGCTGCGAGCGGGCCCAGTGGGAAATCCGGGCCATGGCAGTGGAGATGCTGCGTCTTGCGAAGGGAATTGCCCCCATTATTTTCCGCGATGCCGGTCCCGGTTGCGTTGCCGGCCCCTGTCCGGAAGGGACCATGACCTGCGGT
The nucleotide sequence above comes from Geobacter benzoatilyticus. Encoded proteins:
- the rho gene encoding transcription termination factor Rho, yielding MNLQELKGKKINELAAIAKGLNIEGASSLRKQDLIFAILNAQTEKNGMIFGEGVLECLPDGFGFLRAPDYNYLPGPDDIYVSPSQIRRFNLHTGDTVSGQIRPPKEGERYFALLKVETVNFEPPEVARDKILFDNLTPLYPDEKLKLETAPDNMSMRVLELVSPIGKGQRGLIVAPPRTGKTMLIQNIANSIAENHPEVYLIVLLIDERPEEVTDMQRSVRGEVVSSTFDEPATRHVQVAEMVIEKAKRLVEHKRDVVILLDSITRLARAYNTVLPPSGKILTGGVDANALQKPKRFFGAARNIEEGGSLTIIASALVDTGSKMDEVIFEEFKGTGNMEVHLDRKLVEKRTFPAIDINKSGTRKEELLVEKGSLNRTWILRKVLHPMNVVDSMEFLLEKLSETKSNQEFLDSMSK
- the rpmE gene encoding 50S ribosomal protein L31; the encoded protein is MKEGIHPKYNEVTVKCACGNSFQTRSTRNDISTEICSACHPFFTGKQKLVDTAGRVERFRKKYGMQ
- the thyX gene encoding FAD-dependent thymidylate synthase, which codes for MKVTLLQHTPDPELAVALAARLCYSPIGIDELKERLSRSDVSAFLDKIMSLGHQSVLEHASFTFGIEGISRATSHQLVRHRIASYSQQSQRYVTHTTRFSAVTPPTIAERPELAARFEEQLAALHETYAALVEAGIPAEDARYILPNAAETKVIMTMNARELLHFFGLRCCERAQWEIRAMAVEMLRLAKGIAPIIFRDAGPGCVAGPCPEGTMTCGKIVEVRKRFKEMPA